The Candidatus Palauibacter soopunensis region GCCGGCGGTCTGGCGCTGTCCGCGCCCGTCGAAGCGGAGATCGCCGTCCTCGAACCGGAGGACCGGGCCGCCTTCGTGGAGGCGCTCGGCCTGCGCGAACCGGCCCTCGCACGCTTCATCCGCGCGGCCTACGGGCTCCTCGATCTCATCTCCTTCTTCACCGCCGCCCCCGCCGAAGTCCGCGCATGGACGATCCGGCGGGGCACGAACGCCCGGCGGGCGGCGGGCCGGGTCCACTCCGACATGGAACGCGGCTTCATCCGCGCCGAGGTCATCCCCTACGAGGTGTTCGCGAAGTACGGCTCCGAACAGGCCGTGAAGGAGGCCGGCCTGCTGCGGGTCGAGGGCAGGGACTACGTCGTCGAGGACGGCGACATCCTCCACATCCGCTTCAACGTCTGACCCGACGTCCCGCCCGGAGACCTACCCTTCGAGCAGTGTCTCGATGTGGGCGGCGGTGGCAAGCGCCGTCCCGTCGAGGTTGTAGCCACCCTCCAGCAGGGAGACGACGCGCCCTTCGCAGCAGGCGTCCGCGTAGTCCATCGCGGTCCGCGTCATGCGCCGGAAGGCGTCGTCCGTGAGCGCGAAGCAGCCGAGGAGGTCGTCGACCCGGCTGTCGAAGCCCGCCGAGAGGATCACGAAGTCGGGATCGAAGGCGGCGACGGCCGGCGAGAGCGTGTCGTCCCAGCGGCCCAGCATGTCCGCGTCGGTGGCGCCGCAGTCGAGGTGCACGTTGATGTTGAGTCCGCTTCCCTCGCCTTCGCCGGTGAGGGCCGGGTCGCCCGTGCGCGGATATGCGGCCCAGTCGTGGGCGGAGAAGAAGAGCACGGACGGGTCATCGTAGAAGGCGTTCTGCGTCGCGTTCCCGTGGTGGTAGTCCCAGTCGATGACGAGCACCCGCTCGAACCCGTGCACCTGCTGCGCGTACCTCGCGGCCACGGCGGCGTTGCTGTAGTAGCAGAACCCCTCCTCCGCGCCGGTGTTGTTCGCGTGGTGACCCGGAGGGCGGATCGCGCAGAACGCGTTCCGCACCTGCCCCGCGACGACCGCATCGATCGCGGTGAGCGCGCCGGACACGGCGAGTGCCGCAACCGGGCCGGAGACGTCGAGTTCGCGGATCGACGCCACGTGCTCCGGCGCGTGGTGCGCCTCGATGTGCGGCATCGCCTCCGTGGCCGGCGCAAGCGGCACCGTGGCCTCGTCCAGCCCGCGCGCGACGAGTTCCTCCCGGATGCGCACGAGGCGGTCGGGAATCTCCGGGGGGCGCCCGCCGTCCGGCCGGACCAGGACGTGGTCCAGGTAGCGGGGGTCGGAGAGGAGCCCGGTGCCCGTCGCGGGGCGGGTCGCGCGGTCGCTGGAGGCGTCCCCCGACTCCCCCGGGTCGGGCGCCTCCCGGCAGGACCAGGCGGCGGCCGGAAGCAGGCCGAGGCCCGCGACGCCCAGCGCGGCCTCCTCGACGAACTTCCTTCGGGTGCGGGCGAAATCTCTCGGTCTGCGCATGGCGGGACCCCCTTTCCTGAAACTAGACTAACCGAAGCCCGACGAGGGCCGCGAGACCCGTTGCGAGAGCCTGTCGCGACAGTTCAAAACCGGCCTTCCCAACCCCGAGGTGCCTCATGGCCGCCGGAAACACGCGCAGGAACCCTTCTCTCCGAACCCTGAGGCTCCTGGCGGGCGTCACGGGAGGTATCGCCCTCTTCCATGGTTGCGGCGGAACGCCGGGAGAGGAGGAAACCGAAGCGATGGCGGAGCCCGAGGAGGCGGCCGACACCCGGATCGTGGACGGACTCGCGGCCGGGGATGCGATCTTCGGACTCTTCTCCGGCGATCACACCCCTGAAGCCGGCGCGGCCATGGCCGCGAACCGTCCTCTCGATTTCGTGTTCTACTCGCTGGAGTCCGGCCCCTTCGACATTCCCGCCCTCGAGGCTTACGCCACCGGGATGTCGGAAGCCTCGGGACACATGATGCCGCACCCGATGCTGCTGCGGATCCCCCCCATCCGGGACGGGCACGACGAAGCGCGGGATCGCGCCGCCCAGGGATTGGCGGCCGGCGTCTCCGGGATCGTCTACCCCCACGTCGAGACCGCCGAGGAAGCGGCTCTCGCCGTCGACGCGCTCGGCGATGCCGCCTGGCCGGGCAATCCCGACGGCCACCTGATCAGCTTCCTGCTCATCGAGGACCAGGTCGGGATCGACAACGTGCGCGAGATCGTCTCCACTCCCGGCGTCAGCGCCGTGTCGCCGGGGCCGGGCGATCTGCGGCGCGTCTACGATGGAGACATGGAGAAGGTGGAGGAGGCGATCCAGATCGTGCTCGCCGCCTGTCTCGAGTTCGACGTGCCGTGCGGGGTTACGGCGGGCGTGGACGACATCGCGATGCGGATCGAGCAGGGGTTCCGCGTGATCATCGTCACCCAGCCCGAAGCCGTCGCCCTCGGAATGGCCGCCGCCGGCCGCTAGGAGGAAGAATGAAGTCGCTCAGCCTGATCACACCGGTCCTCGCGCTCGGGTTTCTGCCCGCGGGCGCGCTCGCGCAGGAAGGCTCCGGAGGCGGAAACGGAAACGAGCCGGAGCCTTCGCGCTGGGAGTCGAACCATTCCATCGTCGTTGACGGGGAGACCGTCGAATACCAGGCCGTCGTCGGCAGCGTCATCCTCCGGGACAACGAGGAGAACGCGACGGGAGAACTCTTCTACACGGGATACTTCCGGACGAACGGCGGAGACCCGTCCACGCGCCCCATCATCTTCGCCTACAACGGGGGACCGGGGTCCGCGTCCTTCTGGCTCCACATGGGGATCATGGGTCCGCGCCGCGTCGTGACGCCCAACGTGGGACAGCAGGCGCCGCCCCCGTACCCGCTCGTCGACAACGGCTACACTGTGCTCGACATTGCCGACGTCGTGATGGTGGACCCGATCGGGACCGGGTTCAGCCGTCCCGCCGGCGACGCCGTGGGGACCGATTTCTGGGGGATGGACGAGGACGCCGCCTCGCTCACCCAGTTCATCCGCCGCTTCCTGAGCGAGAACCGGCGCTGGAACTCGCCCCGCTACATCCTGGGCGAGAGCTACGGCACGACGCGTTCGGTGCTGCTCGCGCGCCACCTCCAGGGCGCGAACATCGACCTCAACGGCATCGTGCTGGTCTCCGCCGTCATCGATTTCAACACGCTCCAGTTCCCGGATGGATCCCATATCGGCTTCATCACGAACGTCCCGTCCTTCGCGGTCGCCGCCGAGTATCACGACATGCTGCCGGGCGGGCGCCCGGACGACCTCGAGACGTTCATGAAGGAGGTCGAGGCGTGGGCCCTGACCGACTACGCGCAGGTGCTGCTCGCCGGCACCGCCGTGGATCCCGAGCAGCGCGCGCGGGTGCTGCGGCAGATGCACGAGTACACGGGGCTGAGCATGGAGTACCTCGACAAGGCCGACCTGCGCGTCTCCGCCCCGGAGTTCGAGAAGGAACTGCTGCGGGACCGGCGGCTCACGCTGGCGCGGCTCGACACGCGGTTCACGGGGCCCACCGGAGACCTGCTCGACACGGAGCCCGAGCACGACGCCCAGTCTTCGGCGATCAGTTCGGCCTACACCTCTCTCTTCAATACCTACGTGCGGGATGAACTCGGCTACGACGGCGACCGCGAGTACTGGCCCAGCGGGATGACGCGCCCGTGGAACTGGGAGCGGGAGGGAGGCCGGCGCGGACCCTTCGGCGGCTCGGCGCTCAACGTGGGACCCGACCTCGCGCACGCGATCGAGCGCAACCCGCGCCTCGAGGTGCTGCTCATC contains the following coding sequences:
- a CDS encoding histone deacetylase, with the protein product MRRPRDFARTRRKFVEEAALGVAGLGLLPAAAWSCREAPDPGESGDASSDRATRPATGTGLLSDPRYLDHVLVRPDGGRPPEIPDRLVRIREELVARGLDEATVPLAPATEAMPHIEAHHAPEHVASIRELDVSGPVAALAVSGALTAIDAVVAGQVRNAFCAIRPPGHHANNTGAEEGFCYYSNAAVAARYAQQVHGFERVLVIDWDYHHGNATQNAFYDDPSVLFFSAHDWAAYPRTGDPALTGEGEGSGLNINVHLDCGATDADMLGRWDDTLSPAVAAFDPDFVILSAGFDSRVDDLLGCFALTDDAFRRMTRTAMDYADACCEGRVVSLLEGGYNLDGTALATAAHIETLLEG
- a CDS encoding aldolase/citrate lyase family protein codes for the protein MAAGNTRRNPSLRTLRLLAGVTGGIALFHGCGGTPGEEETEAMAEPEEAADTRIVDGLAAGDAIFGLFSGDHTPEAGAAMAANRPLDFVFYSLESGPFDIPALEAYATGMSEASGHMMPHPMLLRIPPIRDGHDEARDRAAQGLAAGVSGIVYPHVETAEEAALAVDALGDAAWPGNPDGHLISFLLIEDQVGIDNVREIVSTPGVSAVSPGPGDLRRVYDGDMEKVEEAIQIVLAACLEFDVPCGVTAGVDDIAMRIEQGFRVIIVTQPEAVALGMAAAGR